The following proteins come from a genomic window of Alicyclobacillus dauci:
- a CDS encoding carboxymuconolactone decarboxylase family protein, with translation MEQRISGPKVAPEAYKIMYQFEKYTKTIGFDPKMMELIKIRASQINGCAFCLDMHARDARAIGETEQRIYCLNAWRESPFYNDVERVALELTETITLIATNRVSDDLYNRVRQHFDEKQYVDLIFLINTINSWNRLSISMNLVPGDH, from the coding sequence GTGGAACAGCGTATAAGCGGCCCAAAAGTGGCCCCGGAGGCTTATAAAATCATGTACCAATTTGAGAAATATACAAAAACGATCGGTTTCGATCCTAAGATGATGGAACTGATTAAAATCCGAGCTTCACAAATTAACGGATGTGCCTTCTGCTTGGACATGCATGCAAGAGACGCTCGTGCAATTGGCGAAACCGAGCAACGAATATATTGTTTGAATGCATGGCGTGAATCACCATTTTACAATGATGTTGAACGTGTCGCTCTTGAGTTGACTGAAACGATTACTTTAATCGCCACAAATCGTGTGTCGGATGATTTATACAATCGTGTCCGTCAACATTTTGATGAGAAACAATATGTTGACTTAATTTTTCTAATCAACACCATAAATAGTTGGAACCGATTATCCATATCAATGAACCTTGTACCGGGTGACCATTAA
- a CDS encoding sulfite exporter TauE/SafE family protein, whose protein sequence is MLHVNEFTWITLAISGFVAAFVDSTVGGGGLISLPALLFVGLPPAAALGTNKLAGTMSAVTSTLSYLRSGKVNYRLVGPVFPLGIIGAAAGAIVVHHLPSAFLRPLVLVLLIAVAAYTLVKKNLGLNPNRQDLPRHVFVWAGLAALVIGFYDGFFGPGTGSFLMMVFVLLGFDFVNASGNARTINFASNIGALVAFVSLGAVHYVAGLILGVSMVLGALVGSQFAIRKGVRYVRPIFIGVTCLVIAQQVYTLVVR, encoded by the coding sequence TTGTTACACGTAAATGAGTTCACTTGGATCACGCTCGCAATTTCCGGCTTTGTCGCTGCGTTTGTCGATTCGACGGTCGGTGGAGGCGGACTTATCTCACTACCAGCCCTGTTGTTTGTGGGATTGCCACCAGCGGCAGCACTGGGAACGAACAAACTGGCAGGCACCATGTCGGCGGTGACGAGCACCCTATCCTATCTAAGATCCGGTAAGGTGAATTATAGGCTTGTGGGGCCCGTCTTTCCGCTCGGAATAATCGGTGCCGCGGCGGGTGCTATCGTAGTTCATCACTTGCCCTCCGCATTCTTGCGCCCGCTCGTGCTCGTGCTCCTCATCGCCGTCGCCGCGTACACGCTGGTGAAAAAAAACTTAGGACTGAATCCGAATCGTCAGGATCTTCCACGACACGTGTTTGTCTGGGCAGGACTCGCGGCACTCGTCATCGGTTTCTATGATGGCTTTTTTGGACCCGGTACGGGATCATTTTTGATGATGGTGTTCGTTTTGTTGGGTTTTGACTTTGTCAACGCAAGCGGCAATGCACGCACCATTAACTTTGCGTCAAATATTGGCGCGTTGGTCGCATTCGTGTCCCTAGGGGCAGTGCACTATGTAGCTGGCTTAATCCTTGGTGTCAGCATGGTGTTAGGAGCGCTGGTTGGCTCCCAGTTCGCCATTCGCAAAGGTGTAAGATATGTGAGGCCGATATTCATCGGCGTGACCTGTCTTGTTATCGCCCAGCAAGTGTACACGCTTGTGGTGCGTTAA
- the dtd gene encoding D-aminoacyl-tRNA deacylase has protein sequence MRIIVQRSGPARVEVEGKVTGEIDSGLVLLVGVGQGDTESDANYLAEKVAHLRVFEDDDGKMNRDVLDVKGSILSVSQFTLYGDVRKGRRPSYADAARPEDAVRLYEFFNDALRHLGLHVETGVFRAMMDVHLVNDGPVTILLDSKKMF, from the coding sequence GTGAGAATCATCGTTCAACGAAGTGGGCCTGCTCGTGTAGAAGTTGAGGGCAAAGTCACAGGTGAGATTGATTCTGGCCTCGTTCTGTTGGTCGGCGTCGGCCAAGGCGATACGGAGTCGGATGCAAATTACCTTGCTGAAAAAGTCGCCCATCTGCGCGTGTTTGAAGATGACGATGGAAAAATGAACCGCGACGTTCTTGACGTGAAAGGCAGCATTCTCTCGGTTAGCCAGTTCACATTGTACGGCGACGTCCGCAAGGGCCGCCGGCCCAGTTACGCCGATGCCGCGCGACCGGAGGATGCAGTGCGGTTATACGAGTTTTTTAATGATGCACTCCGACATCTCGGGTTACATGTTGAGACGGGAGTCTTTCGCGCCATGATGGATGTGCACCTCGTCAACGATGGCCCAGTTACCATTTTATTGGACAGCAAGAAGATGTTCTAG
- a CDS encoding WD40/YVTN/BNR-like repeat-containing protein, translating into MRLQRAFVCILSIAALVPILGCGTWKAEAGSITENSSTSSFVSNTITSSLVVDHPHYPIFPASTHLNVLEHTNTWYNFSIPDGENGYRWGYMNGRFTMERTNSGGRTWCPVVLPVSWSQGLMMEGNGQLENPNVQVVNGHTIRVFGVIGKRLEVLCSNDGGDEFTRKRIPLPVSSLRLESVSMPKAGTKSAWVLLRGTGKMASVHELLHVQEEGGTCSLEHLVQGTQDAGLPVNAQGTVHFMNTHQGWVVATTSDGQLHVYMTSDEGDSWSHRIMEPPHGLTGWKAAKVYPPALCGKEATFVVRFVGLKQGRASVEPVVYRTRDGAGHFDGQVVSMLTDAVSNYTGNPVCFINPKVGYAVSGGHLMRTADAGSKWESVRSLQLENTLHQYPCVLGMDFISTEQGFILLQSHDHVHNILLRTVNQGSSWTVV; encoded by the coding sequence ATGCGACTACAGCGTGCATTTGTGTGTATCCTGTCGATTGCGGCTTTAGTGCCCATCTTGGGCTGTGGAACTTGGAAAGCTGAAGCTGGTTCAATCACCGAGAACTCGTCGACGTCATCTTTTGTATCAAACACGATAACATCCTCGCTCGTGGTGGATCATCCCCATTATCCGATCTTCCCAGCATCCACTCATCTGAACGTGTTGGAACATACCAATACGTGGTACAACTTTTCCATTCCGGACGGGGAGAATGGTTATCGCTGGGGATATATGAATGGCCGTTTTACCATGGAGCGTACCAACTCCGGAGGGCGTACCTGGTGCCCAGTAGTGCTGCCGGTCAGTTGGTCACAAGGGCTGATGATGGAAGGAAACGGGCAACTAGAGAATCCAAATGTTCAAGTGGTCAATGGACATACGATTCGCGTTTTCGGCGTGATCGGCAAACGGTTGGAGGTTCTATGCAGTAATGACGGCGGGGACGAGTTTACAAGGAAACGAATACCTTTACCGGTTTCCTCCTTGCGACTTGAAAGTGTGAGCATGCCCAAGGCAGGAACTAAAAGTGCATGGGTTCTCTTGCGCGGAACTGGGAAAATGGCTTCTGTTCATGAACTGCTGCATGTTCAAGAGGAAGGTGGAACCTGTTCTTTGGAGCACCTGGTGCAGGGTACACAGGATGCAGGCTTGCCCGTGAATGCACAGGGAACAGTTCATTTTATGAACACTCATCAAGGGTGGGTTGTGGCGACAACATCTGACGGACAGTTGCATGTCTATATGACGAGTGATGAGGGTGACAGTTGGAGTCACCGAATCATGGAACCACCTCATGGATTGACTGGCTGGAAGGCAGCAAAAGTTTACCCGCCGGCTCTGTGCGGGAAGGAAGCTACTTTCGTCGTTCGGTTCGTTGGCTTGAAACAGGGACGAGCAAGTGTTGAGCCAGTCGTCTACCGAACACGAGATGGTGCAGGACATTTTGATGGACAAGTTGTCTCTATGTTAACGGACGCGGTGTCTAACTATACGGGTAATCCCGTGTGTTTTATTAATCCCAAAGTTGGCTATGCGGTGAGTGGCGGTCATCTTATGCGGACCGCTGATGCCGGATCGAAGTGGGAGAGTGTTCGTTCATTACAACTTGAGAACACGTTGCACCAATACCCGTGCGTTCTCGGTATGGACTTTATATCCACTGAACAGGGATTTATTCTTTTACAGTCACATGACCACGTACACAACATTTTGCTTCGTACGGTCAATCAGGGGTCATCGTGGACGGTCGTTTAA
- the hemE gene encoding uroporphyrinogen decarboxylase, translating into MFNDTFLRACRRQQTERVPVWFMRQAGRYDVDYRAIRKRYTLVEICEHPEVCVEVTKMPVAKLGVDAAILFSDIMIPVGAMGLPFVIKENVGPVIDSPIRHECDVNRLQPFDPEESLPHVLQTIRLLKQELTVPLIGFVGGPFTLASYMVEGGPSRDYLATKQLMVSRPDLWGHLMDKLTAMIIEYGAAQVHAGAAALQVFDSWVGSLSPSDFRTYVKPTMDRIFAGLRHLDVPLIYFGVNTGELLSDFATTGATVVGVDWRVPIRTARARVGHDVALQGNFDPAMLFAPRAEIEKRAHEILLQGTEAPGFVFNLGHGVKPTTDIEVLRELVNTVHAFTPGSSSR; encoded by the coding sequence TTGTTTAATGATACCTTTTTGCGCGCTTGCCGGCGCCAACAGACGGAACGGGTACCAGTTTGGTTCATGCGTCAAGCAGGACGTTACGACGTGGATTATCGTGCAATTCGGAAGCGCTACACACTCGTTGAGATATGTGAACATCCCGAGGTGTGCGTGGAAGTTACGAAGATGCCTGTCGCTAAACTGGGTGTCGACGCGGCCATCCTGTTTTCGGACATCATGATCCCCGTTGGAGCAATGGGTCTACCTTTCGTCATCAAAGAGAACGTCGGGCCCGTCATCGACTCGCCAATTCGTCACGAATGTGATGTGAATCGTTTGCAGCCATTCGATCCGGAAGAGTCACTACCGCATGTTCTCCAAACCATTCGATTGCTGAAACAGGAATTAACCGTTCCTTTAATTGGCTTTGTGGGTGGGCCATTTACACTTGCCAGTTATATGGTTGAAGGCGGCCCGTCTCGTGATTACCTCGCCACCAAACAACTGATGGTGAGTCGACCGGATCTTTGGGGACACTTGATGGACAAGCTTACTGCCATGATCATCGAGTACGGTGCAGCCCAAGTACACGCTGGCGCCGCGGCGTTGCAAGTCTTTGATTCCTGGGTGGGCAGTTTGTCCCCAAGTGATTTTCGAACCTACGTCAAACCGACCATGGATCGAATTTTTGCCGGGCTGCGGCACCTGGATGTACCCCTCATCTATTTCGGTGTCAACACAGGTGAACTCCTCAGCGATTTTGCCACGACCGGCGCAACGGTTGTCGGCGTGGACTGGCGCGTTCCCATCCGCACTGCCCGTGCTCGCGTCGGTCATGATGTGGCTCTGCAAGGCAATTTCGATCCCGCTATGTTGTTCGCGCCAAGAGCCGAGATCGAAAAACGGGCACATGAAATTCTCCTACAGGGAACGGAAGCACCCGGCTTTGTCTTTAATTTGGGCCACGGCGTCAAGCCAACAACGGATATCGAAGTCCTGCGTGAACTGGTCAACACCGTTCATGCCTTTACACCGGGTTCCTCATCAAGGTGA
- a CDS encoding MBL fold metallo-hydrolase, which yields MEIRRFVVSPIQANCYVLSESLDKGARAVIVDPGDTDLTQVFTYIDDHEFKVEANWNTHAHFDHVLGVDIVRDKYHCPSYLHPDDQGVWDATPASTQQWIQRNVEPLNAPDEYYRDGDTVNLAGEVFTIWHTPGHSPGGVCLVGREFALTGDTLFRGTVGRTDLPKASPGAMDASLKRILEWDDNLVIYPGHGESTTFGVEREHNRFLRIAARGGE from the coding sequence ATGGAAATTCGTCGTTTTGTCGTGAGTCCCATTCAAGCAAACTGCTATGTGTTGTCCGAGTCGTTAGACAAGGGGGCACGAGCTGTCATTGTCGATCCCGGCGACACCGACCTCACACAAGTCTTCACCTACATTGACGATCACGAATTTAAAGTCGAGGCGAACTGGAACACGCATGCCCATTTCGATCACGTTCTCGGCGTCGATATCGTGCGTGACAAGTACCACTGCCCTAGTTACCTTCATCCGGATGACCAAGGCGTCTGGGATGCGACACCGGCCTCAACACAGCAGTGGATCCAGCGCAATGTAGAACCGTTGAACGCACCAGACGAGTACTATCGCGACGGTGATACCGTGAATCTCGCTGGCGAGGTGTTCACGATTTGGCACACACCAGGTCATTCCCCCGGGGGAGTATGCCTTGTCGGACGTGAATTTGCCTTGACCGGGGACACGCTGTTTCGCGGTACCGTAGGGAGAACGGATTTACCCAAAGCGAGTCCTGGAGCAATGGATGCATCCTTAAAACGGATTTTAGAGTGGGATGACAACCTTGTCATTTACCCTGGACACGGGGAATCCACCACGTTTGGGGTTGAACGAGAACACAATCGATTTCTCCGTATTGCGGCGCGTGGAGGAGAGTAA
- the hemH gene encoding ferrochelatase: protein MTKPLGLLVMAYGTPRNLDEVLPYYTHIRRGRAPSEEQLADLVGRYQAIGGVSPLAAITEAQARGIADILNRDGGRPVSLFLGMKHTSPFIEDAVKEMVAEGIEEAVGIVLAPHYSAMSIGGYQKAAREAAKELGGPKFRFVDSWHMEPAFLDVLTHRVEHALAECENPPEAMVVFSAHSLPERILTMNDPYVDQLHQSGEAVADRLNLQHYMFGWQSAGQTGEPWLGPDILDILRELKGDGFREVVSCSQGFVADHLEVLYDIDIEAQDLAKELGLHLVRTRQMNDDSRFLQALADAVRKCESQGAEA from the coding sequence ATGACTAAACCACTGGGTCTTCTCGTCATGGCTTACGGAACCCCGCGAAACCTAGACGAAGTCCTGCCATACTACACACATATTCGGCGTGGTCGTGCACCGTCTGAAGAACAGCTTGCCGATCTCGTCGGCCGCTACCAAGCCATAGGCGGCGTCTCTCCACTTGCTGCCATCACCGAGGCGCAGGCCCGAGGAATAGCTGACATTTTAAACCGCGACGGAGGACGTCCCGTAAGCTTGTTCCTTGGCATGAAACACACGTCACCATTCATCGAAGACGCGGTCAAGGAAATGGTCGCAGAGGGAATCGAAGAGGCCGTCGGCATTGTCCTCGCTCCCCACTACTCCGCGATGAGTATTGGCGGTTACCAGAAGGCAGCCCGTGAAGCCGCGAAAGAACTCGGCGGCCCCAAATTCCGGTTCGTTGACAGTTGGCATATGGAACCCGCATTTTTAGACGTGCTCACCCACCGCGTGGAGCATGCGCTCGCAGAGTGCGAAAATCCTCCGGAAGCGATGGTTGTTTTTTCGGCGCATAGCTTACCTGAGCGAATTCTGACGATGAATGACCCGTACGTTGATCAGTTGCACCAATCCGGTGAAGCCGTCGCGGATCGCCTCAACCTGCAGCACTACATGTTTGGTTGGCAAAGTGCTGGTCAAACGGGCGAACCGTGGCTAGGTCCTGACATTCTCGATATCCTTCGCGAGTTGAAAGGCGATGGGTTCCGAGAAGTTGTATCCTGCTCACAGGGTTTTGTCGCGGATCATCTTGAAGTCCTTTACGATATTGATATTGAAGCGCAAGATTTGGCCAAAGAACTGGGCCTTCACCTCGTTCGGACACGTCAAATGAACGATGACTCAAGGTTCCTTCAAGCTCTCGCAGATGCCGTTCGTAAATGTGAATCACAAGGAGCAGAAGCGTAA
- a CDS encoding cation:proton antiporter, giving the protein MSDTLFVFLVILAASFVFSTLLSRIPLLRIPSTVGYLMFGMVLQSKFIHITDSEIHWLNHLADFGLLFLMYVSGMEVDVRQLRPSKWTGRGPSILSIGLSIFCATLLISFGVALWMYRLTPPPTNPYMVALLFSTTSLGVILPILEESHLLHKQFGQTLLVSALIADFLTMLLLSIFISGQTAGSPSQVLLTLAIVPFAIGVYIILRGVQRLPWLRNLAGDVQVRIRAIIALLAVTTALADFTGAEPILGSFLVGMLVSALPFSLKGKLRDYSHGIGYGFFIPLFFISVGLDFDFHSLRSHEALMWIPVLIVAAFVVKLIPSLYLVRGFGWRKSLAGGFLLSARLSLIAAAAQIGVRIGTLSHVLADSIILVAIITSMIGPILFVALYPTRTGT; this is encoded by the coding sequence GTGAGCGATACACTGTTCGTTTTTTTAGTTATCTTGGCTGCATCATTTGTCTTCAGCACGCTTCTAAGCCGCATTCCACTTTTGCGCATTCCATCTACTGTAGGCTACCTCATGTTTGGAATGGTGCTGCAGTCAAAGTTTATTCACATCACAGATAGTGAAATCCATTGGCTTAACCACCTTGCAGACTTCGGGTTGCTTTTTCTCATGTACGTCTCCGGAATGGAAGTCGACGTACGGCAACTTCGCCCAAGCAAGTGGACAGGCAGGGGACCGTCCATCCTGTCAATTGGATTGTCTATTTTCTGCGCAACATTGCTCATCAGCTTTGGAGTTGCTCTGTGGATGTACAGGTTAACCCCTCCACCAACCAACCCTTACATGGTCGCTTTGCTGTTTTCCACAACATCACTCGGTGTCATCCTGCCCATTTTGGAAGAGTCGCACCTCTTACACAAACAGTTCGGACAAACACTTCTTGTTAGTGCATTAATAGCAGATTTTCTTACCATGCTATTGCTCTCCATATTCATCAGCGGTCAAACTGCCGGAAGCCCAAGCCAAGTCCTTCTAACGCTAGCTATTGTGCCGTTTGCGATCGGGGTCTACATTATTTTGAGAGGCGTTCAACGACTGCCTTGGTTAAGAAACCTCGCTGGGGACGTACAAGTGCGAATCCGCGCCATCATCGCGTTACTCGCAGTCACGACGGCATTGGCTGACTTTACAGGTGCGGAACCGATCCTGGGGAGCTTCCTCGTTGGCATGTTGGTTTCAGCACTTCCGTTTTCCTTAAAGGGAAAACTCCGCGATTACAGTCACGGGATTGGCTATGGATTTTTCATTCCGCTGTTCTTCATTTCCGTAGGTCTCGATTTCGATTTTCACTCTCTTAGATCACATGAGGCACTGATGTGGATACCTGTACTTATCGTCGCAGCGTTCGTTGTCAAACTCATCCCATCCCTGTACCTTGTACGCGGGTTCGGGTGGCGGAAGTCCCTAGCTGGGGGATTCCTCTTGTCTGCGAGATTGAGCCTTATTGCCGCTGCCGCTCAAATTGGTGTACGCATTGGTACACTGTCTCACGTGCTGGCTGATTCCATCATTTTGGTCGCCATCATTACAAGTATGATCGGACCGATTCTCTTTGTTGCGTTATACCCGACTCGAACTGGAACTTAA
- a CDS encoding GNAT family N-acetyltransferase, translating to MGNVRTIAVPSYYKRLANYFPTHEMKNFRQLQALVEDVPYYDLMETSEYLVLYGDFSDFMFIDYLLVNRDQRGAGIGSRLMERLKARNKPILLEVEPTNANDPDTYKRRRFYAHNGFTVARGVQYERFDDDGQPFQMDLLYWSPSQQINDEQVMTMMTEVCKRIHNYKAESYYGRIPADPDEVLSLAE from the coding sequence GTGGGAAACGTAAGGACTATTGCCGTGCCGTCGTATTACAAGCGTTTGGCGAATTACTTTCCGACTCATGAAATGAAGAATTTTCGCCAATTACAGGCCTTGGTTGAAGACGTGCCGTACTATGATCTGATGGAGACATCCGAATATCTTGTTCTCTACGGAGATTTCTCCGATTTCATGTTCATCGATTATCTGTTGGTGAATCGAGATCAGCGTGGAGCAGGGATTGGATCGCGCCTGATGGAACGTCTCAAGGCTCGAAACAAGCCCATTCTGCTAGAGGTCGAACCGACAAATGCGAACGATCCCGATACGTATAAGCGGCGACGCTTTTATGCGCACAATGGCTTCACAGTCGCAAGGGGTGTTCAATATGAGCGCTTTGATGACGATGGTCAGCCTTTTCAAATGGATTTGTTGTACTGGTCTCCGTCGCAACAGATAAACGATGAGCAAGTCATGACAATGATGACCGAGGTTTGTAAAAGGATCCACAACTACAAAGCGGAGTCGTATTATGGGCGTATCCCTGCTGATCCAGATGAAGTTTTGAGTTTGGCAGAGTAA
- a CDS encoding ATP-binding cassette domain-containing protein — MNDSVTMAVCCTGVQVRIGRKAVLHDITFGIEPGQIAGLLGPNGAGKSTLLSLISGIAPVETGKIEIFGQEAGEKTLTQTAYLPDRGKLPSWLRVGEWLAFAQKLYPDWDVDRARYLREALNVQLDAKISSLSRGEEARLQLMTCLSRSVPLVLLDEPFVGVDLTSRERIAETVVREMADGSRTFLIATHDIREMDQMFDRIVLIDKGSIVSVDDTDALRSRGMSVETRYREVFT; from the coding sequence ATGAATGACAGTGTAACTATGGCCGTCTGTTGTACGGGCGTACAGGTTCGAATCGGTAGGAAAGCCGTCCTTCACGATATCACATTTGGTATCGAACCGGGGCAGATTGCCGGGTTGCTTGGACCCAATGGAGCGGGCAAGTCGACATTGTTAAGTCTTATTTCTGGTATTGCGCCTGTCGAGACTGGTAAAATTGAAATATTTGGGCAAGAAGCTGGGGAGAAGACTTTGACGCAGACCGCATACTTGCCGGACAGAGGAAAGCTTCCTTCTTGGTTAAGGGTAGGCGAATGGCTGGCTTTTGCACAGAAGCTGTACCCGGACTGGGATGTCGATAGGGCTCGTTACCTTAGGGAAGCCCTGAACGTTCAACTGGATGCAAAAATTAGTTCGCTGTCGCGCGGTGAAGAGGCTCGATTGCAGTTGATGACTTGCTTGTCGAGATCGGTCCCACTGGTTCTGCTCGACGAACCCTTTGTTGGCGTGGATCTCACTTCGCGTGAGCGGATTGCGGAGACTGTTGTCCGCGAAATGGCCGATGGGTCGCGGACTTTTCTTATCGCAACCCACGACATTCGTGAAATGGACCAGATGTTTGATCGGATCGTTCTGATCGACAAAGGTAGCATTGTCAGTGTGGACGATACCGACGCGCTGAGAAGTCGAGGGATGTCTGTCGAGACGCGTTACAGGGAGGTCTTCACATGA
- a CDS encoding GntR family transcriptional regulator, giving the protein MASNETWKPPEIHPDPTRPLYEQFADVIRTEIASGRLRPGVRMPSVRDLAGTWRVNPNTVMRTYRDLEQIGFLMTQRGQGTFVVRDERVIEDSKLAIAKRAWQQFQEVAQSLGMTVHELIDLATQEEVDRAHE; this is encoded by the coding sequence ATGGCTTCGAATGAGACATGGAAGCCACCCGAAATCCATCCGGATCCAACCAGACCGCTCTATGAGCAGTTTGCGGATGTGATCCGAACAGAGATCGCGAGTGGTCGATTACGGCCGGGGGTTCGTATGCCATCTGTACGCGATCTCGCCGGCACATGGCGGGTCAACCCGAACACTGTGATGCGCACCTATCGTGATTTGGAGCAAATCGGGTTCTTAATGACCCAACGAGGGCAGGGGACGTTTGTGGTGCGTGATGAGCGTGTCATTGAGGACAGCAAATTGGCCATTGCGAAACGGGCATGGCAGCAGTTTCAGGAAGTGGCGCAATCCCTTGGTATGACTGTGCACGAATTGATTGATTTAGCCACTCAAGAGGAGGTCGACCGGGCACATGAATGA
- a CDS encoding GNAT family N-acetyltransferase, whose product MRYDMLETDRLRLRPYRLEDFRFYVYLWQDPDVVRYIGNGQPRSKADLKANYPYWVSKSELGKGILLMELRDSCKPVGHAGLLPQVVDGQEQLEIGYWVAKEHWGKGYASETAALCRDVAFKQLGVPRVISIIQPENIRSIRVAEKTGMRFHHATEFHGIPVHIFAMENPF is encoded by the coding sequence ATGCGATACGACATGCTGGAAACGGATCGTTTACGCCTTCGTCCATATCGCCTAGAAGACTTCCGCTTTTACGTTTACCTGTGGCAGGACCCGGACGTCGTTCGCTACATCGGTAATGGCCAGCCTCGTTCCAAAGCGGACTTAAAAGCAAACTATCCCTATTGGGTCTCGAAATCAGAACTAGGCAAGGGAATTCTCCTAATGGAACTGCGCGACTCATGTAAACCGGTTGGTCACGCAGGACTGCTTCCGCAGGTAGTGGATGGACAAGAGCAGTTGGAGATTGGCTACTGGGTGGCCAAGGAACACTGGGGCAAAGGGTACGCCTCGGAAACAGCAGCCTTGTGCCGCGATGTCGCCTTCAAGCAACTTGGTGTTCCACGCGTCATCAGCATCATTCAACCTGAGAACATCCGCTCTATTCGCGTTGCGGAAAAGACGGGGATGCGCTTCCATCACGCGACCGAGTTCCACGGAATACCGGTTCACATTTTCGCAATGGAAAACCCGTTCTGA
- the hemG gene encoding protoporphyrinogen oxidase, with protein sequence MDVQRIAIVGGGITGLTAAMRLLKQASRARHPVEVTIYEASNRVGGKVLTYRDGGLTLEAGPDSMLARKPAGVGLIRELGLESELIETNPEAKNTYIVRDGRLVPMPHGTFMGIPADISTFMTNEALSASGKFRALFDLLIPPSPLSADMSLGTFLRSRLGDEWVTYLGEPLLAGIYAGRIDDLSLKATWGPLRDLALKYRSLVVGSRAMLNQQAVKKTGRSAFVTVRGGLETVIERLADELADKATIRLSHEVTEIERSDVGYHLTVENGDETIVTKADAMIICTPPAAMKSLLKPYLPASTYDFQVPYVSTATVIVGYPSDHVNIDLRHASGFLVPRAENRAITASTWVSSKWPHTTNEQFIVLRCYVGRAGQQTYLELDDGEMVRMVAREVNDLVGISATPVFHKVTRWENAMPNYLVGHLERLDQLEQAIHSTLPGVEIAGAGYHGLGLPDCIAQANDAAERILSYLTGSKSDNHSSAS encoded by the coding sequence ATGGACGTTCAGCGGATTGCCATTGTTGGCGGTGGAATTACGGGATTGACTGCCGCAATGCGGTTGCTAAAGCAAGCGAGTCGCGCTCGGCACCCTGTCGAAGTCACCATTTATGAAGCGAGTAATCGCGTTGGTGGAAAGGTCCTGACGTACCGCGACGGCGGGCTGACTTTAGAAGCAGGTCCGGATTCAATGTTGGCCCGCAAACCTGCAGGTGTTGGACTGATTCGTGAACTCGGTCTTGAATCTGAACTGATTGAAACAAATCCCGAGGCAAAGAATACATACATCGTTCGAGACGGACGACTCGTTCCTATGCCCCATGGCACCTTTATGGGTATCCCAGCCGACATTTCGACATTTATGACGAATGAGGCGTTATCGGCTTCCGGCAAGTTCAGAGCCCTCTTTGACCTACTTATTCCACCGTCACCTTTAAGTGCGGATATGTCACTCGGTACGTTTCTTCGATCTCGACTCGGGGACGAATGGGTAACCTATCTGGGCGAACCGTTGCTGGCAGGGATCTACGCTGGGCGCATCGATGACTTAAGTTTAAAGGCAACATGGGGACCGTTACGCGATCTCGCCCTCAAGTATCGCAGCCTCGTTGTCGGGTCTCGGGCTATGCTCAATCAGCAGGCTGTAAAAAAGACGGGCCGCAGTGCATTTGTGACGGTTCGCGGTGGGCTGGAGACCGTGATCGAACGACTGGCGGACGAACTCGCGGACAAAGCAACGATCCGGCTGTCGCACGAGGTGACAGAAATCGAACGCTCAGACGTCGGTTATCATCTCACGGTGGAAAACGGCGATGAAACGATTGTGACGAAAGCCGACGCCATGATCATCTGTACACCTCCGGCCGCCATGAAAAGTCTGCTGAAACCGTATCTCCCGGCGTCGACGTATGACTTTCAGGTGCCATACGTATCGACTGCAACCGTGATTGTTGGGTACCCTTCTGATCATGTAAACATTGACTTACGTCACGCCTCTGGCTTCTTGGTCCCACGTGCAGAAAATCGCGCGATTACAGCGAGTACCTGGGTGTCCAGCAAATGGCCCCATACGACAAACGAGCAATTCATCGTCTTGCGATGCTATGTGGGTCGAGCCGGCCAACAAACGTATTTGGAGTTAGATGACGGTGAAATGGTTCGAATGGTTGCTCGTGAAGTGAACGATCTCGTGGGGATATCGGCCACGCCCGTGTTTCACAAGGTGACACGTTGGGAAAACGCCATGCCGAACTACTTGGTTGGTCACTTGGAGCGGCTTGACCAACTAGAACAAGCAATCCATTCCACTTTGCCTGGCGTTGAGATCGCAGGAGCGGGGTACCACGGTCTGGGTCTACCTGATTGCATTGCACAAGCGAACGATGCGGCGGAGCGTATTTTGTCCTACTTAACGGGGTCGAAATCTGACAATCATTCAAGTGCCAGTTGA